One segment of Neisseria mucosa DNA contains the following:
- a CDS encoding glycosyltransferase family 2 protein, which yields MKLAVILPAYCAEAYLPECLDSVLNQTFRNFFVIAVNDASKDKTGEILEAYAARDSRLQVFHLPENRGEPFVCQFAMDMLKDIEVEYVARMDADDICTLDRFEKQIQFLDSHPEIDIVGSQATIFFDDQTGREPVLSDLPLLDKDIKAFFSRAAQNMFNPTTMWRHDSIKNLGINYTATETAPDFHMWVQCALHGKTFANLPEPLLFYRIHQTQESKKRDKINRSVQYTMELWISHLFPDLNATEVTLLSRILYEKQLRLTTEELKTIFAAYDRISKDRSISLFGEDRNTMFDMIDKFFNFLKSQLKFT from the coding sequence ATGAAACTCGCCGTTATTTTGCCGGCCTATTGTGCCGAAGCTTATTTGCCCGAATGCTTGGATTCGGTATTGAATCAAACATTCCGCAACTTTTTCGTCATCGCCGTCAACGATGCCTCAAAAGACAAAACCGGCGAAATCCTCGAGGCTTACGCAGCCAGAGATTCACGTTTGCAGGTTTTCCACCTTCCGGAAAACAGGGGCGAGCCGTTTGTCTGCCAATTTGCCATGGATATGCTCAAAGATATAGAGGTTGAATACGTGGCGCGGATGGACGCGGACGATATTTGCACTCTGGATCGTTTTGAAAAACAAATTCAGTTTTTAGACAGCCATCCCGAAATCGATATTGTCGGCAGCCAAGCCACCATCTTTTTCGACGACCAAACCGGAAGAGAACCCGTTTTAAGCGATTTGCCCCTGCTCGACAAAGACATTAAAGCCTTTTTCTCCAGGGCCGCTCAAAATATGTTCAACCCCACCACCATGTGGCGGCACGACAGCATTAAAAACCTCGGGATAAACTACACCGCGACGGAAACCGCGCCCGATTTCCATATGTGGGTGCAATGCGCCCTACATGGCAAAACCTTTGCCAATCTGCCCGAACCTTTGTTGTTTTACAGGATACACCAAACTCAAGAAAGCAAAAAAAGAGACAAAATCAACAGATCCGTCCAATACACCATGGAGTTGTGGATCAGTCATCTCTTCCCTGATTTGAACGCGACGGAAGTAACGCTCTTAAGCCGCATCTTGTACGAAAAGCAACTGCGCTTGACCACAGAAGAGCTGAAAACCATTTTTGCCGCCTATGACAGAATCAGCAAAGACCGCAGCATTTCATTGTTTGGCGAAGACCGCAATACCATGTTCGACATGATAGACAAGTTCTTCAATTTCTTAAAAAGTCAGTTAAAATTCACTTAA
- the fba gene encoding class II fructose-bisphosphate aldolase (catalyzes the reversible aldol condensation of dihydroxyacetonephosphate and glyceraldehyde 3-phosphate in the Calvin cycle, glycolysis, and/or gluconeogenesis) yields the protein MALVSMRQLLDHAAENSYGLPAFNVNNLEQMRAIMEAADQVNAPVIVQASAGARKYAGAPFLRHLILAAVEEFPHIPVVMHQDHGASPDVCQRSIQLGFSSVMMDGSLLEDGKTPSTYEYNVNATRTVVNFSHACGVSVEGEIGVLGNLETGEAGEEDGVGAVGKLSHDQMLTSVEDAVRFVKDTGVDALAIAVGTSHGAYKFTRPPTGDVLRIDRIKEIHQALPNTHIVMHGSSSVPQEWLKVINEYGGKIGETYGVPVEEIVEGIKHGVRKVNIDTDLRLASTGAIRRFMAENPSEFDPRKYLSKTVEAMKQICLDRYLAFGCEGQADKIKPISLEKMATKYAKGELNQIIK from the coding sequence ATGGCACTCGTATCCATGCGCCAACTGTTGGACCATGCCGCCGAAAACAGCTACGGTCTGCCCGCATTCAACGTTAACAACCTCGAACAAATGCGCGCCATTATGGAGGCGGCCGACCAAGTCAACGCCCCCGTTATCGTTCAAGCATCCGCAGGCGCACGCAAATACGCAGGTGCCCCATTCCTACGCCATCTGATTTTAGCCGCAGTCGAAGAATTCCCGCACATCCCCGTCGTGATGCACCAAGACCACGGCGCATCGCCCGATGTATGCCAACGCTCCATCCAACTGGGTTTCTCCTCCGTCATGATGGACGGCTCGCTGCTCGAAGACGGCAAAACTCCGTCTACCTACGAATACAACGTCAACGCCACCCGTACCGTGGTTAACTTCTCCCACGCTTGCGGCGTGTCCGTTGAAGGCGAAATCGGCGTATTGGGCAACCTCGAAACCGGCGAAGCCGGCGAAGAAGACGGCGTAGGCGCAGTGGGCAAACTTTCCCACGACCAAATGCTGACCAGCGTTGAAGATGCCGTACGTTTCGTTAAAGATACCGGCGTGGACGCATTGGCTATTGCCGTCGGCACCAGCCACGGCGCATACAAATTCACCCGTCCGCCCACAGGCGACGTATTGCGTATCGACCGCATCAAAGAAATCCACCAAGCCCTGCCCAACACCCACATCGTGATGCACGGCTCCAGCTCCGTTCCGCAAGAATGGCTGAAAGTCATCAACGAATACGGCGGCAAAATCGGTGAAACCTACGGCGTACCCGTAGAAGAAATCGTCGAAGGCATCAAACACGGCGTGCGCAAAGTCAACATCGACACCGACTTGCGCCTTGCCTCTACCGGCGCCATCCGCCGCTTCATGGCAGAAAACCCATCCGAATTCGACCCGCGCAAATACCTAAGCAAAACCGTCGAAGCCATGAAACAAATCTGTCTTGACCGCTACCTCGCATTCGGTTGCGAAGGCCAAGCCGACAAAATCAAACCGATTTCTTTGGAAAAAATGGCAACCAAATACGCCAAAGGCGAATTGAACCAAATCATCAAATAA
- a CDS encoding acyl-CoA thioesterase, protein MDRISVAECDKPLFQTALTVQVGDVNYGGHLANDAVLRLCHEVRMRWLATLGWSEMDAGGAGLIMADAAVQYLAQGHYGDELSVEMGAADVAGVGFSLLYRIRRISDGLVLAKVQTGMVCFDYGKQRVCRLPSALKAALEAV, encoded by the coding sequence ATGGATAGGATTTCGGTGGCCGAATGTGATAAACCTTTGTTTCAGACGGCCTTGACGGTGCAGGTGGGCGATGTGAACTATGGCGGCCATTTGGCGAACGATGCAGTGTTGCGTTTGTGCCATGAAGTGAGGATGCGTTGGCTGGCGACGCTGGGTTGGAGTGAAATGGATGCCGGCGGGGCTGGCCTGATTATGGCGGATGCGGCGGTGCAGTATTTGGCGCAAGGTCATTATGGTGATGAGCTGTCGGTGGAGATGGGTGCGGCCGACGTGGCCGGTGTGGGTTTTTCTTTACTGTACCGTATCCGCAGGATTTCAGATGGCCTTGTGCTGGCGAAAGTGCAGACAGGCATGGTGTGTTTCGACTATGGCAAACAACGTGTCTGCCGTCTGCCTTCGGCCTTGAAAGCAGCATTGGAGGCCGTCTGA
- a CDS encoding tyrosine recombinase XerC: MAESNHFALHLERYLKTLSQQGKSQHTVSAYRRDLSELMRLLPDNLENGLPTRRDFVAALKKLSQKGLSESSLARKLSAWRQYCSWLVQIEVMESDPTFNMKAPRLPERLPKALPQEPLNHILDHAPVDDELDVRDKAMFELMYGSGLRLSEIQGLNLNSIVLDEGWVSVNGKGGKQRQVPLVAKSIAALRDYLAVRIAKEGEQALFTNKNGGRLGQRQIQKRLQAWAVRVGSASHISPHMMRHSYATHLLQASGDIRAVQELLGHSNLSATQVYTKLDFDHLARVYDEAHPRAKRKK, encoded by the coding sequence ATGGCGGAATCAAATCATTTTGCGCTTCATCTTGAACGCTATCTGAAAACCTTGTCGCAACAAGGCAAGTCGCAGCATACCGTTTCCGCTTATCGGCGCGATTTGAGTGAATTGATGCGTCTGTTGCCCGATAATCTTGAAAACGGCCTGCCGACGCGCCGTGATTTTGTGGCGGCATTGAAAAAGCTGTCGCAAAAGGGTTTAAGCGAAAGCAGCTTGGCGCGGAAATTGTCGGCATGGCGGCAGTATTGCAGCTGGCTGGTGCAGATAGAAGTCATGGAAAGCGACCCGACGTTTAATATGAAAGCGCCGCGCCTGCCTGAACGCCTGCCCAAAGCGCTGCCGCAGGAACCTTTAAACCATATCCTTGACCATGCGCCGGTTGATGACGAGTTGGATGTACGCGATAAGGCCATGTTTGAATTGATGTATGGCAGCGGTTTGCGCCTGAGCGAGATACAAGGGTTGAATCTGAACAGTATCGTCTTGGACGAAGGCTGGGTCAGTGTAAATGGTAAAGGCGGCAAGCAGCGGCAAGTGCCTTTGGTGGCTAAAAGCATTGCGGCATTGCGCGATTATCTGGCGGTGCGTATTGCCAAAGAGGGCGAGCAGGCCTTGTTCACCAATAAAAACGGCGGCAGGCTGGGGCAGCGTCAAATCCAAAAACGCCTGCAGGCGTGGGCAGTGCGCGTGGGCAGTGCCAGCCATATCTCGCCGCACATGATGCGCCATAGCTATGCAACCCATCTTTTGCAGGCATCGGGCGATATCCGCGCTGTGCAGGAATTGTTGGGGCACAGCAATCTTTCCGCTACGCAAGTTTATACCAAGCTAGATTTCGACCATTTGGCGCGCGTTTATGATGAGGCGCACCCAAGGGCGAAACGGAAAAAATGA
- a CDS encoding energy transducer TonB — MDKKRILTPAVVTSVALIHVGLVALLWHAHKPPPVEMANIEFVDLGDFGGGDGSPEGEGAPAAPEPTPEQPKPKPKPKPKPVEPPKPVIKPVVTKKEKADIVQQKEKPKPIEKPKPEPKPEPKPEPKPEPKPEPKPEPKAEPKPSPKASEYSGNKTGPNTAENGKGSGEGKALNGEGKGNGGGTKGTGSGRGEGSGSGSGGSKGEHGSGTGGGGGGSGTGAGSSKGNPAKGTCHIPRPPYPTMSTENGEEGLVVLKVLVGPGGKVDSISVNKSSGYSRLDNAARKAVKDGSCHASVWTEFKVPVKFTLE; from the coding sequence ATGGATAAAAAACGAATTTTAACTCCAGCCGTCGTGACTTCCGTTGCGTTGATCCACGTCGGCTTGGTTGCACTTTTATGGCACGCGCACAAACCGCCTCCTGTCGAAATGGCGAATATTGAATTTGTCGATTTGGGCGATTTCGGCGGAGGCGACGGCAGTCCTGAGGGCGAAGGCGCACCTGCTGCTCCCGAGCCTACCCCCGAACAACCTAAACCCAAGCCGAAACCCAAACCTAAGCCTGTCGAGCCGCCCAAACCTGTTATCAAACCTGTGGTAACGAAAAAAGAAAAAGCGGATATCGTACAGCAAAAGGAAAAACCGAAACCTATCGAGAAACCTAAGCCCGAGCCTAAGCCGGAACCCAAACCTGAGCCGAAGCCCGAGCCAAAACCTGAACCGAAACCAGAGCCGAAGGCAGAGCCTAAACCGTCTCCCAAAGCATCTGAATACTCAGGCAACAAAACCGGGCCGAATACTGCTGAAAACGGTAAAGGCAGCGGCGAAGGCAAAGCCTTGAACGGAGAAGGTAAAGGTAACGGCGGCGGTACGAAAGGTACTGGCAGCGGACGCGGCGAAGGCAGCGGATCCGGCAGCGGCGGATCGAAAGGCGAACATGGCTCCGGCACCGGTGGTGGCGGAGGTGGCAGTGGTACAGGTGCCGGCAGTAGTAAAGGCAATCCTGCAAAAGGAACGTGCCATATTCCGAGACCCCCATATCCGACAATGTCAACTGAAAATGGCGAAGAGGGCTTGGTCGTGCTGAAAGTCTTGGTTGGTCCCGGCGGTAAAGTGGATTCAATTAGTGTGAATAAATCAAGTGGTTATAGTCGTCTGGATAATGCAGCGCGTAAAGCCGTTAAAGATGGTAGCTGTCATGCAAGTGTTTGGACTGAATTTAAAGTACCTGTCAAATTCACGCTCGAATAA
- a CDS encoding MotA/TolQ/ExbB proton channel family protein, whose protein sequence is MDLSLVFKSGDVVLIGVFVLMLLMSVVTWSVIVIRCIKYCKAKKGNTQVKELMLNAFTLADAVQKAKAVEAPMSRVADESLRAYQNYRQTTSKSLIDELPLNEYLVVHIRNSMSQTMRQFDYGMTALASIGATAPFIGLLGTVWGIYHALIGISESGQMSIAAVAGPIGEALVSTAVGLFVAIPAVLAYNFLNRGTKTIAQDMDAFAHDLHVRLLNQKD, encoded by the coding sequence ATGGATTTAAGTTTAGTTTTCAAATCAGGTGATGTGGTACTGATTGGTGTATTTGTCCTGATGTTGTTGATGAGCGTGGTAACGTGGAGCGTTATCGTGATCCGTTGCATCAAATACTGCAAAGCGAAAAAAGGCAATACACAGGTAAAAGAGCTGATGTTGAATGCGTTTACGCTGGCCGATGCCGTACAGAAAGCCAAAGCGGTAGAAGCACCGATGAGCCGAGTCGCCGATGAATCTCTGCGCGCATACCAAAACTACCGTCAAACAACAAGCAAATCGCTGATTGACGAATTGCCTTTAAACGAATACTTGGTTGTTCACATCCGTAACAGCATGTCCCAAACCATGCGTCAGTTCGACTACGGCATGACCGCGTTGGCCTCTATCGGCGCAACTGCTCCTTTTATCGGCCTGCTGGGTACTGTTTGGGGTATTTACCATGCCCTGATCGGCATCAGCGAAAGCGGTCAAATGAGCATTGCCGCGGTGGCCGGTCCGATTGGCGAGGCTTTGGTATCGACTGCTGTCGGCTTGTTTGTAGCGATTCCAGCTGTATTGGCGTACAACTTCCTCAATCGCGGTACAAAAACCATCGCGCAAGATATGGACGCGTTTGCACATGACCTGCATGTTCGCCTGCTGAACCAAAAGGATTAA
- a CDS encoding ExbD/TolR family protein, translating into MAFGSMNSGDDAPMSDINVTPLVDVMLVLLIVFMITMPVLTHSIPLELPTASEKAAKEDKQQPKDPLRLSIDASGAYVVGGDSDAKVDLATVTAKLKEAKAKNEDVIVAIAADKAVEYDYVNQALQAAREAGISKIGFVTETKAQ; encoded by the coding sequence ATGGCTTTCGGATCAATGAATTCCGGCGATGATGCGCCGATGTCGGATATCAACGTGACACCTTTGGTGGACGTGATGCTGGTGTTGCTGATTGTATTTATGATTACCATGCCGGTGCTGACCCACTCGATTCCTTTGGAGTTGCCGACTGCTTCGGAAAAAGCGGCAAAAGAGGATAAGCAGCAGCCTAAAGATCCTTTGCGTTTGAGCATTGATGCCAGTGGTGCTTATGTTGTTGGCGGCGATTCTGATGCCAAAGTGGATTTGGCAACGGTAACTGCCAAGCTGAAAGAAGCCAAAGCGAAAAACGAAGATGTGATTGTGGCGATTGCGGCGGATAAAGCGGTTGAATACGATTACGTCAACCAAGCCCTGCAAGCGGCGCGCGAAGCCGGTATCAGCAAAATCGGTTTTGTAACGGAAACCAAAGCGCAATAA